A region of Scleropages formosus chromosome 2, fSclFor1.1, whole genome shotgun sequence DNA encodes the following proteins:
- the med20 gene encoding mediator of RNA polymerase II transcription subunit 20 translates to MGVTCVCQVPVAEGKSVQQTVDLLHKKLEQLSAVKQGSFFVDCETYHAAGPTSGQPPKLLYVMHNSEMPLSCMAMFEGGPCLTADANFDVLMVKLKSHFQNAKGHKVESRGARYQYCDFLVKVGTITMSSSARGISVEVEYCPCVVPGDCWNLMKEFMQSFLGSNVPELPSVFTAKPEGLYAPADSTDTMTQYLELFSKVRKQQVVPGSTVR, encoded by the exons ATGGGCGTCACTTG TGTGTGTCAGGTGCCGGTTGCAGAGGGGAAGAGTGTGCAGCAGACTGTGGACCTTCTCCACAAGAAGCTGGAGCAGCTCAGCGCTGTGAAGCAGGGCAGCTTCTTCGTGGACTGTGAGACGTACCACGCTGCAGGCCCCACAAGCG GCCAGCCACCCAAGTTGTTGTATGTGATGCACAACTCAGAGATGCCTCTCAGCTGCATGGCCATGTTTGAGGGTGGTCCCTGCCTCACTGCGGATGCCAACTTTGATGTGCTGATGGTAAAGCTCAAGAGCCATTTTCAGAATGCAAAAGGGCACAAAGTGGAGAGCCGTGGTGCTCGCTACCAGTACTGCGACTTCCTAGTGAAGGTGGGCACAATCACGATGAGCTCCAGCGCGCGTGGCATCTCTGTAGAG GTGGAATACTGCCCCTGCGTAGTGCCTGGTGACTGCTGGAATCTGATGAAGGAGTTCATGCAGAGCTTCCTCGGATCGAATGTTCCCGAGCTGCCTTCTGTATTCACTGCTAAGCCTGAAGGCCTCTACGCCCCTGCCGATTCCACTGACACCATGACTCAGTACCTGGAGCTTTTCAGCAAGGTTCGAAAACAGCAGGTTGTGCCAGGGAGTACCGTGCGCTGA
- the usp49 gene encoding ubiquitin carboxyl-terminal hydrolase 49 — protein MDRCKHVGRLRLAQDHSILNPQKWHCVDCGTTESVWACLKCSHVACGRYMEEHALNHFQESRHPLAMEVRELDVFCHACGDYVLNDNAEGDLKLLRAALSTVRGSPGRRALRSQTCAGDSPLRGSEGGRGDGGVRPTMQTALRHRRRVLLARVLRMWRGRRREKQQQREQELEQHKEELRRRRQEVKRRLLEELANVPPRKSARLLTQVPRRTALIPRKFRDPPERVSQPHAPPLLGFPHKPLGNGGSGRFRQQYSPGVVAQRKVAPGVTGLRNLGNTCYMNSILQVLSHLQKFRECFLTLDLCETEELLAKTRRTQGTRVVSGSLVNSNAMPRGGLGRMDKLGNGGLSVSGKQGPKPSLNAAELIQPKEPRSSARHQMSLCHELHTLFRVMWSGRWSLVSPFAMLHSVWNLIPSFRGYNQQDAQEFLCELLDKVQQELESEGTRRKIVLPISQRRLTKQVLKVLNTIFHGQLLSQVTCLSCNYKSNTVEPFWDLSLEFPERYHSVSKSTSTLACRRSCSLTEMLAKFTETEALEGRIYACNHCNRKRRKTSHKPLVLTEACKQLLIYRLPQVLRLHLKRFRWSGRNHREKIGVHVAFDQVLNIEPYCCSDSSSSQLRKGLAYDLSAVVMHHGKGFGSGHYTAYCYNTEGGFWVHCNDSEMKVCSVEEVCNTQAYILFYTQRSAQSSVA, from the exons ATGGACCGGTGTAAGCATGTGGGACGCCTCCGCTTGGCGCAGGACCACTCCATTCTCAACCCGCAGAAGTGGCACTGCGTGGACTGCGGCACGACAGAGTCGGTGTGGGCGTGCCTCAAGTGTTCGCACGTGGCCTGCGGTCGCTACATGGAGGAGCACGCCCTCAACCACTTCCAGGAGTCTCGCCACCCCTTAGCCATGGAGGTCCGCGAGTTGGATGTCTTCTGCCACGCCTGCGGGGACTACGTGCTGAACGACAATGCCGAGGGCGACCTCAAACTCCTGCGGGCCGCTCTGTCAACCGTTCGGGGAAGCCCTGGCCGGCGTGCGTTGCGGTCCCAGACTTGCGCGGGCGACTCCCCTCTGCGAGGATCTGAAGGTGGCAGGGGTGACGGAGGCGTGCGACCGACCATGCAGACGGCCCTTCGGCACAGGCGGCGGGTGCTGCTGGCGAGGGTGTTGCGCATGTGGCGCGGCCGTCGGcgagagaagcagcagcagcgggagcaggagctggagcagcacaAGGAGgagctgcggcggcggcggcaagAGGTGAAGCGCAGGCTCCTGGAGGAGTTGGCCAACGTGCCGCCCAGGAAGAGTGCGCGGTTGCTCACCCAGGTACCCCGTCGCACTGCGCTCATCCCGCGCAAGTTTCGCGACCCTCCGGAGCGAGTGTCCCAACCGCATGCGCCGCCCCTTCTGGGATTTCCTCACAAGCCTCTCGGCAACGGCGGCTCCGGAAGGTTCCGCCAGCAGTACTCGCCAGGCGTGGTGGCGCAACGCAAGGTGGCGCCGGGCGTCACTGGGTTGCGCAACTTGGGGAACACTTGCTATATGAACTCCATCCTCCAGGTGCTGAGCCATTTGCAGAAGTTCCGGGAGTGCTTCCTCACTCTGGACCTGTGTGAGACGGAGGAGCTCCTGGCCAAGACGAGACGCACGCAGGGGACGAGGGTGGTGTCGGGCAGCCTGGTGAACAGCAATGCGATGCCTAGGGGTGGTCTTGGCCGCATGGACAAGCTGGGGAACGGGGGTCTGTCTGTGAGTGGCAAGCAGGGCCCCAAGCCCAGTCTGAATGCGGCAGAGCTGATCCAACCGAAGGAGCCGCGTTCCTCCGCACGCCATCAGATGTCCTTGTGCCACGAGCTGCACACCCTGTTCCGTGTCATGTGGTCTGGCCGCTGGTCGCTAGTGTCCCCCTTCGCCATGCTGCACTCTGTGTGGAACCTCATCCCGTCTTTCCGAGGGTACAACCAGCAAGACGCCCAAGAGTTCCTGTGTGAGCTGCTGGACAAggtgcagcaggagctggagtcGGAGGGCACCAGGCGCAAGATTGTTCTCCCCATCTCGCAGAGGAGGTTGACGAAACAGGTGCTCAAGGTGCTCAACACCATCTTCCACGGACAGTTGCTGAGCCAG GTGACGTGCTTGTCCTGTAACTACAAATCGAACACGGTGGAGCCGTTCTGGGACTTGTCTCTGGAGTTCCCAGAGCGCTACCACAGCGTAAGCAAGTCAACCAGCACTTTGGCCTGCCGCCGCAGCTGCTCACTCACTGAGATGCTGGCCAAGTTCACAGAGACAGAGGCTCTGGAAGGGAGGATCTACGCCTGTAACCACTGCAATA ggaAAAGGCGCAAAACTTCCCATAAACCCCTCGTTCTCACGGAAGCATGTAAGCAACTTCTCATCTATCGGTTACCTCAGGTCCTACGGCTGCACCTCAAACGATTCCG GTGGTCTGGACGCAACCACAGGGAGAAGATTGGGGTTCATGTAGCGTTTGACCAAGTCCTGAACATAGAGCCCTACTGCTGCTcggactcctcctcctcccagctGAGGAAGGGCCTCGCTTATGACCTTTCTGCTGTAGTCATGCATCATGGCAAGGGATTTGGCTCAGGGCACTACACTGCCTACTGCTACAACACTGAAGGTG GCTTCTGGGTTCACTGTAATGACTCGGAGATGAAGGTGTGCAGCGTAGAGGAGGTATGCAACACTCAGGCCTACATCCTGTTCTACACTCAGAGATCTGCCCAGAGCAGCGTGGCCTAA